Proteins co-encoded in one Fusarium musae strain F31 chromosome 3, whole genome shotgun sequence genomic window:
- a CDS encoding hypothetical protein (EggNog:ENOG41) produces MSNPVSDNGPRSTRPRPAKSGIDIKLDQHWSSKSYTSGSKVTGNVIINTQRDVAYDGFDIFFTGTAYTRVDFVSQYSSANYASRPFMKLRMPLSPADFPSNRVFEAGRTYTIPFHFVVPHQLTLSACNHPVEHEGIRDHHLQLPPTMGFWERNDQSPDMAHIEYGIRAVATKNSEDEGRTLPLDSFHMVKVLPAMPEDAPLDICTKDERYCLSKTKPIRKNLFSAKQGELVTTASQPSAIMLSGNFLNASGTNLKVNFEFSSISKDVTPPKVNSVSAKLHATTFFSSAPMTQLPNLGSRVKHQGTPSLTYSTTTPVPMRPDTQLTWEDEAPASRRDSGYDSAFWNEGEISESDDTQRNRKASKYNVRRYATLDVPFNLPTSNSKLFLPTFYSCLSARAYILHLTLSVGPMNTNINLSIPIQVAVENTYNHIDDDELPSFDAAIAEAEEADVDLHLQPRLMQVPDARFQGNSVLPGYEDMRMRAQVAVA; encoded by the coding sequence ATGTCCAACCCTGTATCGGACAACGGACCTCGGTCTACTAGACCCCGTCCTGCCAAATCCGGCATCGACATCAAGCTCGACCAGCACTGGAGCTCAAAGTCGTATACTTCTGGCTCCAAGGTCACAGGAaacgtcatcatcaacacccagCGCGATGTTGCTTATGATGGCTTTGACATCTTCTTCACTGGCACTGCCTACACTCGTGTTGACTTTGTCAGCCAATATTCCAGCGCCAACTACGCTTCTCGTCCTTTCATGAAGCTCCGCATGCCTCTCAGCCCGGCAGATTTCCCCAGCAATCGTGTCTTCGAGGCTGGCCGCACATATACAATCCCCTTCCACTTTGTTGTTCCCCACCAGCTTACCCTCAGCGCATGCAACCACCCCGTGGAGCATGAGGGTATCAGGGACCACCACCTTCAGCTCCCCCCTACCATGGGATTCTGGGAGCGCAACGATCAGTCTCCTGACATGGCTCACATCGAATATGGCATCCGTGCCGTGGCTACCAAGAACAGCGAGGATGAGGGCCGAACTTTGCCCCTTGATAGCTTCCACATGGTCAAGGTTCTCCCTGCCATGCCCGAGGATGCTCCTCTTGATATCTGCACCAAGGACGAGCGCTACTGTCTCTCCAAGACAAAGCCTATCCGCAAGAACCTCTTCTCTGCCAAGCAGGGCGAGCTCGTCACTACGGCTTCTCAGCCCAGTGCCATTATGCTCTCTGGAAACTTCCTCAACGCCAGCGGTACCAACTTGAAGGTCAACTTCGAGTTCAGCTCCATCTCCAAGGATGTTACACCTCCCAAGGTCAACTCCGTTAGCGCTAAGCTCCACGCAACCACTTTCTTCAGCAGTGCTCCCATGACACAGCTCCCTAACTTGGGTTCTCGCGTCAAGCACCAGGGCACCCCATCGCTCACTTACTCCACCACCACACCGGTCCCCATGCGACCTGATACCCAGCTCACGTGGGAGGATGAAGCTCCTGCTTCTCGACGGGACTCTGGCTACGACAGTGCTTTCTGGAATGAAGGAGAGATATCTGAGTCTGATGATACCCAGCGCAACAGAAAGGCCAGCAAGTACAATGTCCGCCGCTACGCCACTCTCGATGTTCCTTTCAACCTGCCCACTTCCAAcagcaagctcttcctccCTACCTTCTACTCGTGCCTCAGCGCCCGCGCTTATATCCTCCACCTTACCCTATCTGTTGGTCCCAtgaacaccaacatcaacctcagcatCCCTATCCAGGTGGCTGTTGAGAATACCTACAACCAcatcgacgacgatgagcttCCTTCTTTCGACGCTGCCATCGCCGAGGCTGAAGAAGCCGATGTCGATCTTCACCTGCAGCCCCGCCTCATGCAGGTTCCTGATGCCCGATTCCAGGGCAACAGCGTGCTTCCTGGCTACGAAGACATGCGAATGCGAGCCCAAGTGGCAGTTGCCTAG